A region from the Triticum urartu cultivar G1812 chromosome 1, Tu2.1, whole genome shotgun sequence genome encodes:
- the LOC125509603 gene encoding protein FATTY ACID EXPORT 1, chloroplastic-like, with the protein MAATQLRGSAVPGTARRWRAPSGAILRFAPLATSRLPAASLRRRGAFSGLSASVTRESLTTMCMKSKCTSTPIDHATAPEDTEDEVPEPTAVVTASEEINIDQEVAPPHKSAIIHDFCLGIPFGGLLFSMGLVGFLFWRSPVSLTFGVAPGLAILGLAVLSLKGWRSGKSSLPFILAQAAVAAAVAWKHCQAYATTKKLLPWGFYTALSVLMICFYSYVLLAGGNPPPKKKPAAAI; encoded by the exons ATGGCGGCGACCCAGCTCCGCGGATCGGCGGTGCCGGGGACGGCGAGGAGGTGGCGGGCTCCCTCCGGCGCCATCCTCCGCTTCGCGCCGCTCGCCACGTCCAGGCTCCCGGCAGCGTCTCTTCGTCGGAGGGGAGCCTTCAGTGGCCTTTCCGCCAGTGTCACCAGGGAG TCATTGACTACAATGTGCATGAAGTCAAAATGTACTAGCACTCCCATTGATCATGCCACTGCTCCTGAGGATACAGAAGATGAAGTTCCCGAGCCAACCGCTGTGGTGACTGCTAGTGAAGAGATAAATATAGACCAGGAAGTTGCTCCGCCACATAAGAGTGCTATAATACATGATTTCTGCCTAGGGATCCCTTTTG GTGGATTATTATTTTCCATGGGCCTTGTTGGATTTCTATTTTGGAGGAGTCCTGTAAGTCTTACTTTTGGCGTTGCACCTGGTCTTGCTATATTGGGACTTGCCGTGCTTAGTCTTAAGGGTTGGAGGAGTGGAAAGTCCAGCTTGCCATTTATACTGGCACAAGCAG ctgttgctgctgctgtagCATGGAAGCACTGCCAGGCGTATGCCACA ACAAAGAAGCTGCTTCCCTGGGGCTTTTATACTGCGCTCAG TGTCTTGATGATCTGCTTCTACTCGTACGTGTTGCTTGCCGGGGGGAATCCACCACCAAAGAAGAAGCCAGCAGCTGCTATATAA